One Dermacentor silvarum isolate Dsil-2018 chromosome 10, BIME_Dsil_1.4, whole genome shotgun sequence genomic window carries:
- the LOC119466151 gene encoding putative nuclease HARBI1: protein MASFDPAGLLVALSDSDSSHSSSSESSSSSDEDESYVLYEILFNEMFAEPPHKRPKIVGYVEEVVHVYSEEEFRRNFRVSRSVAADLYNGFTASRMCPRCDNGGSSAKTAEEHVLAFLWYAANKACIRDVAGRFGLGETTTFRVIERVMEYLVELAKTEIAFPDDIRGLAKDFEQLSGVPGVIGCIDGTYINIRCPARKVRSTYINRHNDISMTLQAVCDHEKRFLDVTVGNPSKMHDAKIYRNSRLAARLPQICASGNYHILGDAAYPLRQYLLTPYRDYGKLTSQQKSFNARFSATRVRIENAFGDLKARFRQLLHLDFFVVDKINVFVISCCVLHNLCIKAGVEDIPFDPEDTGSDCTWQRLSHDDRESSGPQTAKETVLRQMGEQKRESVRQKMGLQ from the exons atggcgtcgttcgaccctgccggattgctcgttgctttgagcgacagcgacagttcgcacagttcctcttcagaaagcagcagcagcagcgatgaggatgagtcgtacgtactgtacgaaattttatttaatgaaatgtttgcagagcCTCCGCACAAACGCCCCAAAATCGTCGGCTACGTCGAAGAAGTCGTACACGTGTACTCGGAGGAGGAG TTTCGCAGGAACTTCAGGGTCTCTAGGTCCGTTGCAGCCGACCTGTACAACGGCTTTACTGCCTCTAGGATGTGCCCTCGTTGCGACAATGGGGGTTCGTCTGCCAAAACAGCCGAGGAGCACGTCCTGGCGTTCCTGTG GTATGCAGCAAATAAAGCTTGCATAAGAGATGTGGCAGGCCGCTTCGGGCTTGGGGAGACAACGACTTTTAGGGTCATTGAACGTGTGATGGAGTATCTCGTGGAATTGGCAAAAACTGAGATAGCCTTCCCGGACGACATCCGGGGCCTGGCCAAAGATTTCGAGCAG TTGTCTGGAGTGCCGGGCGTCATCGGCTGCATCGATGGCACATACATCAATATTCGCTGTCCTGCCAGGAAGGTGCGGTCAACCTACATTAATCGGCATAATGATATTTCCATGACGCTGCAAGCAGTTTGCGACCACGAGAAACGGTTCCTCGACGTTACTGTGGGAAACCCCAGTAAAATGCACGATGCCAAGATATACAGAAATTCTCGGTTGGCAGCAAGGCTCCCTCAGATATGCGCATCGGGTAACTACCATATCCTGGGAGATGCTGCTTACCCGTTGCGGCAGTATCTACTCACTCCATACAGAGATTACGGAAAACTCACAAGTCAACAAAAAAGCTTCAATGCAAGGTTTTCAGCAACAAGAGTGCGCATTGAAAATGCATTTGGAGATTTGAAAGCCCGCTTCCGGCAGCTTTTACACCTCGACTTCTTTGTGGTTGACAAGATCAACGTATTTGTGATATCATGCTGTGTTCTGCATAATCTGTGCATAAAGGCAGGAGTTGAGGATATACCATTTGACCCTGAGGATACTGGTTCAGATTGCACGTGGCAAAGATTGTCACATGACGACAGGGAAAGCTCTGGGCCACAGACAGCCAAGGAAACAGTGTTGCGGCAAATGGGGGAGCAAAAACGGGAAAGTGTTCGACAAAAGATGGGTCTACAGTGA
- the LOC125940682 gene encoding uncharacterized protein LOC125940682 has product MDVLTVSPAVQRLLLDLVAKDTERSTQDSAENPAHSSEAGDAVCPGPSQDADGPSVTKKRRHATCDWTPGETKLLLDRYSNYFPQVGPMKKFKNKKCMFAKIAQDIKDVTGSIWTGDQCCTRYKTVCKRKKSACVQNSQSGNSPQLVEYEDELEKIRHLDDSLEPEVVRDSAGVVSQKTSSQPSPASSQSESTDNSSSLSGSCEQKDDDHQKKRKRQEREHQPRAPHEGFPRQNSRN; this is encoded by the exons ATGGATGTTCTTACGGTCAGTCCTGCTGTTCAGCGCCTTTTGCTGGATTTGGTGGCCAAGGACACAGAACGCTCAACGCAGG ATTCAGCCGAGAATCCTGCGCATTCTTCCGAGGCTG GTGATGCTGTGTGCCCTGGTCCTTCGCAAGACGCAGATGGACCCAGTGTGACCAAGAAACGACGAC ATGCAACATGTGACTGGACACCAGGGGAAACAAAACTCCTCCTTGATCGCTACTCCAACTACTTCCCACAAGTAGGCCCAatgaaaaaatttaaaaacaaaaagTGCATGTTTGCAAAAATTGCACAGGATATTAAAGATGTGACTGGCTCAATCTGGACAGGTGATCAATGCTGCACACGGTATAAAACTgtgtgcaaaagaaagaaaagtgcatGTGTCCAGAACAGCCAGTCTGGAAACTCTCCCCAACTGGTGGAGTATGAAGATGAGCTCGAAAAAATCAGACACCTGGATGACAGCTTAGAGCCGGAAGTTGTCCGTGATTCCGCTGGTGTGGTATCACAGAAGACGTCATCACAACCCTCACCAGCCAGTTCACAGAGTGAAAGTACGGACAACAGTTCCAGCCTATCTGGATCATGTGAACAGAAAGATGATGaccaccaaaaaaaaagaaaaaggcaagaGAGAGAGCACCAGCCGCGCGCACCACATGAAGGTTTTCCTCGACAAAATTCAAGAAATTGA